In Luteitalea sp., the genomic window TTGCCAGAGCAAGAAGTTGCTCACGCGCATCTCGCCGCTGGTGCGAATGAGCAGATCCGGATCGGGCTGTCCAGCTGTGTACAAGAAGTTACTGAACACACGCTCGTCGAGCTCGTCGGGGCGAATGCCCGTGGCAAACGCACGCTTTGCGGCCTCGACGATCTCCGCGCGCCCTCCGTAGTTCAGGGCAATGTTGAGCTGCATGCCGTGGCTTTCGGCGGTCTTTCCCATCGCCTCGACCAGGGCATCACGCACGTCCGGTGCCAGCTCCTCGAGCCGACCAACGACCTTGAATCGAATATCGTGCTTGATGAGCGTGTCCAGCTCCGAGCACAGATAGCGCTTGAGCAGCGTCATCAACGTGTTGACCTCGGTCGCCGGGCGCTTCCAATTCTCGACCGAGAACGCGTACATCGTCAGGTACTCGATGCCCAAACGCGCGGAGGTCTCGACGACCTCGCGCACTGCGTCGATGCCGGCGCGGTGCCCCTCCACACGCGGCAGGTGGCGCAAACCAGCCCAGCGTCCATTACCGTCCATGATGATGGCGATATGCGCAGGCAGGCGATCTTCACGAATCCGTCGCGCCAGCTCCACCTCGGGGGAGTCGGGTGGCAGCCAGTCCAATAATGCGTCTAGCCCCATCCAATCCTCAGACCGACCATCATACCTCAAGGCGTCCTTGGTCCTTGGTCCTTGGTCCGTACTCGACGCGAACCAGGAACAGGCCGTGCGCTGGCGCGGTGCGCCCGGCGTGCCTGCGATCTCGCGACTCGAGAGCTGCGACGAAGTCGCGCGGCCTCCACCGGCCGAGACCGACCTCCACGAGACTGCCGACAATAGCCCGCACCATGTGGCGGAGAAACCCGTCTGCCCTGATCTCGGCCGCAAGCAGCGTAACTGTGTTCGATGTTGCGACGCTGCCGATCCACGGCTCGATGAACGGTGCGCGGCGGAGGCTGACATCGCTCACAGTACGGACCCTCGTCTTCACTCGACTGCCGGAGGATGCGAACGCAGAGAAGTCATGGCGGCCGCGCACGGTCTCGAACGCCTCACCCATGGCTTCGACGTCTAGATCGGCGTTCACGCTCCACGCATAGCGCGATGCAAAAGGTGTTGCGCCGCGTCCGGAGAGAAGACGATAGCAGTAGCTCTTGCTTCGGGCGTCGCGGCGCGCGTGGAAGCCATCTGGGACTGGCTCCACGCGCAGCACTCGCACGCTGTCGGGGAATGCGGCGTTCAGCGCGCGCTGGATCGTGTCCGCATCATGGCGCGTGTCGAGCGACGCGCTGGCGACCTGGCCGAGCGCATGCACGCCCGCATCAGTGCGTCCCGCGCTGACGATACGCACTGGATGACGCACGATCGCTTCAAGGGTCTCTTCGACGAGCTGTTGAATACCGAGGCCGTTTAGCTGCCGCTGCCAGCCCGCGAACCCACTGCCATCGTAGGCGAGCGTGAGCTTGAAGGTGCGCATCCCGGGGCGGCCTCTCAAGCCTGCCGAGAGCCAGGCTTCACCGCGGGAATGCCTTGCGCGCAGAGCGGGCAGGTGGCCGGCTCATATTCCGGGAAGCGGACCTCGGCAAGCGCCCGGAACGGCACATCGAGATCGACTGACTTCCCACGCTTGATGATTGCAGCCACGCCGATCACGTCCGCGCCCGCCGCCCGCGCCACCTGCATCGTCTCGCGCGTGGAGCCACCGGTCGTGACCACGTCCTCGACGACGAGAACACGGCTGCCAGAAGAGAGAGCGAAGCCTCGCCTGA contains:
- the truA gene encoding tRNA pseudouridine(38-40) synthase TruA is translated as MRTFKLTLAYDGSGFAGWQRQLNGLGIQQLVEETLEAIVRHPVRIVSAGRTDAGVHALGQVASASLDTRHDADTIQRALNAAFPDSVRVLRVEPVPDGFHARRDARSKSYCYRLLSGRGATPFASRYAWSVNADLDVEAMGEAFETVRGRHDFSAFASSGSRVKTRVRTVSDVSLRRAPFIEPWIGSVATSNTVTLLAAEIRADGFLRHMVRAIVGSLVEVGLGRWRPRDFVAALESRDRRHAGRTAPAHGLFLVRVEYGPRTKDQGRLEV
- a CDS encoding isoprenyl transferase, which translates into the protein MGLDALLDWLPPDSPEVELARRIREDRLPAHIAIIMDGNGRWAGLRHLPRVEGHRAGIDAVREVVETSARLGIEYLTMYAFSVENWKRPATEVNTLMTLLKRYLCSELDTLIKHDIRFKVVGRLEELAPDVRDALVEAMGKTAESHGMQLNIALNYGGRAEIVEAAKRAFATGIRPDELDERVFSNFLYTAGQPDPDLLIRTSGEMRVSNFLLWQIAYAEIWVTDTLWPDFCRQHLLEAVLDYQKRDRRYGGISRAAAASR